The proteins below are encoded in one region of Arthrobacter sp. CJ23:
- the ndk gene encoding nucleoside-diphosphate kinase — protein MSIERTLVLIKPDGVARNLSGNIIARIEAKGYTLAELKKVNASRELLEQHYEEHVGKPFYEPLVEFMLSGPVIAAIFEGHSVIEGFRSLAGTTDPTTAAPGTIRGDFGRDWGLKVQQNLVHGSDSVESAEREIGIWFA, from the coding sequence GTGAGCATTGAGCGGACCCTCGTCCTGATCAAGCCCGACGGCGTCGCCCGCAACCTCAGCGGCAACATCATCGCCCGTATCGAAGCCAAGGGCTACACCCTGGCAGAGCTGAAGAAGGTCAACGCCAGCCGCGAGCTGCTGGAACAGCACTACGAAGAGCACGTCGGCAAGCCGTTCTACGAGCCGCTGGTCGAGTTCATGCTCAGTGGACCGGTCATTGCGGCCATCTTCGAGGGCCACAGTGTCATCGAAGGCTTCCGCTCCCTGGCCGGCACCACGGACCCCACGACGGCGGCGCCCGGCACCATCCGCGGCGACTTCGGCCGCGATTGGGGTCTGAAGGTCCAGCAGAACCTGGTCCACGGCTCGGACTCCGTCGAATCCGCCGAGCGCGAGATCGGCATCTGGTTCGCGTAG
- a CDS encoding folylpolyglutamate synthase/dihydrofolate synthase family protein: MSDEFSVESVYAELLGRAPENKMEPRLAPLFRAMDVLGEPNKAFPIIHITGTNGKTSTARMIEAGLRAHGLSTGRYTSPHLSKVTERISIDGAPVPDATFVRIWDEIRPYLEIVDKELEADGQPRLTYFECLTILGFAIFADQPVNVAVIEVGLGGVTDATNVGDGQVSVITPISLDHTDLLGETTEDIAYEKAGIIKPGGFLISAAQPVDAAQVLLEKAREVDVPFRFEGVEFGVESRSVAVGGQVLTVQGLAGRYEELLLPLHGAHQAENAAVAVAALEAFLGGGERELDVDVLREAFGNVTSPGRLEVVRTAPTIIVDAAHNPDGIRVSAEAIQEAFSFSKLVVVIGILKEKDAEEILRQLKESLGGLAEEFCFTQSNSPRAIPAAQLADLAVDLGFGAENVHIAEKLDDAIEWAVERAEANDDLAGGVLVTGSITVVAEARMLLGKADA, from the coding sequence ATGAGCGACGAATTCTCCGTAGAGAGCGTCTACGCCGAGCTGTTGGGACGCGCTCCCGAGAACAAGATGGAGCCGCGCCTGGCGCCGCTGTTCCGGGCGATGGATGTGCTGGGGGAGCCGAACAAGGCGTTTCCGATCATCCACATCACCGGCACCAACGGCAAGACCTCCACGGCCCGCATGATCGAGGCCGGGCTGCGTGCCCATGGCCTCAGCACCGGCCGCTACACCAGCCCGCACCTGTCCAAGGTCACCGAGCGCATCAGCATCGACGGCGCCCCGGTGCCGGACGCTACGTTCGTGCGGATCTGGGATGAGATCCGGCCCTACCTGGAGATTGTGGACAAGGAACTCGAAGCGGACGGCCAGCCCCGGCTGACGTACTTCGAATGCCTCACCATCCTGGGCTTCGCGATCTTCGCGGACCAGCCCGTCAATGTGGCCGTCATCGAGGTGGGCCTTGGCGGCGTCACCGACGCCACCAACGTGGGCGACGGCCAGGTTTCCGTGATCACGCCCATTTCGCTGGACCATACGGACCTCCTGGGCGAGACCACCGAGGACATTGCCTACGAAAAGGCCGGAATCATCAAGCCCGGCGGCTTCCTGATCAGCGCCGCCCAGCCGGTGGACGCCGCCCAGGTACTGCTGGAGAAGGCCCGTGAAGTGGACGTGCCGTTCCGCTTCGAAGGCGTTGAATTCGGCGTCGAATCCCGCAGCGTTGCCGTCGGCGGCCAGGTCCTCACTGTCCAGGGCCTCGCCGGGCGCTACGAGGAGCTGCTGCTGCCCCTGCACGGTGCCCACCAGGCGGAGAACGCGGCCGTGGCCGTGGCTGCCTTGGAGGCGTTCCTCGGCGGCGGCGAAAGGGAACTCGACGTCGACGTCCTCCGCGAGGCCTTCGGCAACGTCACCTCTCCCGGCCGCCTGGAGGTGGTGCGCACGGCGCCCACCATCATCGTGGACGCCGCCCACAACCCGGACGGCATCCGTGTCTCGGCCGAGGCCATCCAGGAGGCATTCAGCTTCAGCAAGCTGGTGGTGGTGATCGGGATCCTCAAGGAAAAGGACGCCGAGGAGATCCTCCGCCAGCTCAAGGAATCCCTGGGCGGACTCGCTGAGGAATTCTGCTTCACGCAGTCCAACTCGCCGCGCGCCATCCCGGCCGCCCAGCTGGCGGACCTCGCCGTCGATCTCGGCTTCGGTGCCGAGAACGTCCACATCGCCGAGAAACTGGACGACGCCATCGAGTGGGCCGTGGAACGCGCCGAAGCCAACGATGACCTGGCCGGCGGCGTCCTGGTGACCGGCTCCATCACGGTGGTGGCCGAAGCCCGCATGCTGCTCGGAAAGGCGGACGCCTGA
- a CDS encoding DUF4233 domain-containing protein, with protein MAKLTKAQREWRPGMPKKRRSTKVMFASTVLLLEAFVAFFATLVVFGLKRGEVAPGLILGFGIALSVVLVLACAVVRKPWGLAVGWGLQLVLILTGIAEPMMFIVGILFAICWWYGIRTGMRIDREVAERDRQQAEWDASHGDEATPETP; from the coding sequence ATGGCCAAACTCACCAAAGCACAGCGGGAATGGCGCCCGGGCATGCCCAAGAAGCGCCGTTCCACCAAGGTCATGTTCGCCTCCACGGTCCTCCTGCTGGAAGCCTTCGTGGCGTTCTTCGCCACTCTGGTTGTCTTCGGACTGAAACGCGGCGAAGTGGCGCCCGGCCTGATCCTCGGCTTCGGCATTGCGCTCAGCGTGGTGCTGGTCCTGGCCTGCGCTGTGGTGCGCAAGCCGTGGGGCCTGGCCGTCGGCTGGGGCCTGCAGCTCGTCCTGATCCTGACCGGAATCGCGGAGCCGATGATGTTCATCGTGGGCATCCTGTTTGCCATCTGCTGGTGGTACGGGATCCGCACCGGCATGAGGATCGACCGCGAGGTGGCCGAACGCGACCGCCAGCAGGCCGAATGGGACGCAAGCCACGGCGACGAAGCCACCCCCGAAACCCCGTAA
- a CDS encoding vitamin K epoxide reductase family protein — MSSTARENLAHNDSPPARHNDAAAIQVFPKTVRDKPFAWLLLITGVIGWLASGALVLEKLEMLKDPNHITLCDVNPWVSCGAVMQTWQSSLFGFPNMFIGIVAFAVIITTAMGLLAGARFSRGYWLGLQTGVTLGFAFVVWLWSQALYAIHVLCPFCMVVWAVMIPLFVWVTIRNITHGVIKVPAGLAKLLGDSGWIITALLYVAVAASIFFAFIQVFAGTSGY, encoded by the coding sequence ATGTCGAGCACCGCCAGGGAAAACCTGGCCCACAACGACTCCCCGCCAGCACGGCACAACGACGCCGCCGCCATCCAGGTCTTTCCGAAGACCGTGCGCGACAAGCCGTTTGCCTGGCTCCTCCTGATCACGGGCGTCATCGGCTGGCTTGCCTCCGGCGCGCTGGTCCTGGAGAAGCTCGAAATGCTCAAGGACCCCAACCACATCACGCTGTGCGATGTGAACCCGTGGGTGTCCTGCGGCGCGGTGATGCAGACCTGGCAGAGTTCGCTGTTCGGCTTCCCCAACATGTTCATCGGGATCGTGGCCTTCGCCGTCATCATCACCACGGCAATGGGCCTGCTGGCCGGAGCGCGGTTCTCGCGCGGCTACTGGCTGGGGCTGCAGACCGGAGTCACCCTGGGCTTCGCCTTCGTCGTGTGGCTGTGGTCCCAGGCCCTGTACGCCATCCACGTACTGTGCCCGTTCTGCATGGTGGTGTGGGCGGTCATGATCCCGCTCTTCGTGTGGGTCACCATCCGCAACATCACTCACGGCGTCATCAAAGTCCCCGCCGGGCTGGCAAAGCTGCTGGGCGACTCGGGCTGGATCATTACGGCCCTGCTCTACGTGGCCGTGGCCGCGAGCATCTTCTTCGCCTTCATCCAGGTCTTCGCCGGCACCTCCGGATACTGA